In the genome of Armatimonadota bacterium, the window ACCGACGCCGAATCTCCTTCCTGAAGCGTTAACATTTTTCCCGCCGCGGTCACATTCCTAACCTTCTGAAGCGCCGGCGGATTGCCAATGATAATAATAGGACGAGAATTCCAGATATGCGGTTCCGACGGCCGGATAGAGAGCACGATGGTTGACCCTCGGTTTTCCCGTGTGGTATAATCATCGGGTGTGACCGCGTGTCTGTTCATCTATCCGCCGATCCGGACTGAAAGGTAGTTCTTGCATAATGGTTGAGCATGAGGACCTGGCATCGCAGGTCCAGCATCTTCGGAAGGAGCTGGAAGAGAAGGCTCGCTACATCGCGGCTCTCGAGAAGGCGAACAAGGAACTCGAGCAGCGGATCAAGAGTTCGAGTGAAACCGGCGAGTCCGCGCCGATAACCGAACTCGAAGAGACCCTCAAGAGGCTCGTCGCCAAGATCGCCGCGATACTGCAGGCAGAGAAGTGCGTGTTCATGCTCCTCGACAAGGACCGCGGGGAACTCGTGGCCACGAAGCCCGCGTACGGCCTCTCCGACGACGACATAAGGAAGTTCCGGGTCAGGGCGACCCAGGGTGTTTCCGGCGAGGTCTTCAGGGAAGGCAAGCCGGTCATCCTGTATGACGCCTTGACCGACGAGCGCACGATGAAAGAGAACGTCGCGCTGCTGAACGTCACCAACGGCGTCTGCGTGCCGCTGGTCGTCGAGAAGCGCGACGAAGAGAACCGCGTCATCGAGACGAACACCATCGGCGTCCTCCACGTTTTCAACAAGCGCTACGGGAACATCTTCATCGAGGAAGACGTCCGCCTGCTGGAGCGCCTCGCGCGAAACGCCACCGCCGTCATCCAGAACGCGCAGATGTTCCGCGAGGTCGTCGAGGAGAAGGAAGAACTCGAGCACATCATCGAGAGCGTCTACGCCGGCCTGCTCATGGTCAACAAGGAAGGCCGGATCATGCAGGCGAACGCTTCCGCCCGCGAGATGTTCGGCATCCAGAGCAAGGACATCAGCCGCCTGTACTACGAGATCATCGAGGACTCGAAGTGCAAGGAGATCATCTCCTCCGCGCTCGAGAGCGGCGAGGAGACCGCGGGCGAGATATCCCTGCTCACCGAGGACGAGAGCGTAGAGCACATCTATCAGCTCCAGACCGCCCTCGTGAAGTCCGAAGAGGGCCAGGTCATGGGCGCCGTCGCGATATTCAACGACATCACGGAGCTGCGCAACATCGAGCGCATGAAGACCGCGTTCGTCTCCACGGTGTCCCACGAACTGCGGACGCCGCTCACTTCGATCAAGGGATTCATCTCCACCCTGCTCGCCGACGTCGAGGGCTACTACGATGGCGACACCCAGCGCGAGTTCTACACGATCATTGACACCGAGTGCGACCGCCTGACCCGCCTGATCAGCGACCTGCTGAACGTCTCCCGCATCGAGGCCGGGCGCGCGCTCGACCTCAACCCGAAGGAAGTCGAGCTCTACAGCCTGGTGGAGAAAGTGATCAGCGTCCAGAGGTCCTACACGAACAAGCACGAGTTGAAGGTGGAGCTGGAGGAAGGAATCCCGACCATCATCGCCGACGAGGACAAGGTGGACCAGATCCTCACGAACCTGACCAACAACGCGATCAAGTACTCGCCCAAGGGCGGAGAGGTCACGATCAGGGGATCCTACGCCGACGGCTTCGTGACCCTGAGCGTAACGGACCAGGGCATGGGCATCCCCAAGGAGCACATCGCCAAGGTGTTCGACAGGTTCCACCGCATAGACAACCGCGATACCAGGCAGGTCGGCGGGACCGGGATCGGGCTCTACCTCGTCAAGCACCTGGTGGAGGCCCACGGCGGCAAGATCTGGATCGAGAGCGAAGTCGGCCAGGGCTCGAGCTTCATCTTCACGCTGCCCCTGAAGCCTCCTTGCGTCGAGGAGATGGAAGAGCGCGACACCGAGGAAGCCGCGGCCGCTCAGACATAGCGAACGAATTGCCGACGTCCCGGGCCTAAACGGTGCAAGCCGCCGGCGAGGGATCACTCAGAGCAGGTTCAACAGAGCCCGGGGTACGTCCCGGGCTTCTCCGGTAAAAGGGTCATGACCAGCGGCGCCGCGACGATCCTCGTTCAGAGAGAGCCGGGCACGGAAGACCTGCCCCTGCCCGAGTACGCCACCTCCGGCTCGGCGGGAATGGATCTCCTCGCGGCGATTGACGATGACGTCTCGCTGCTTCCCGGCGAACGCGGGCTCATCTCGACCGGCATCCGCATCGCTATCCCCTCAGGATTCGAGGCGCAGGTGCGGCCCAGAAGCGGGCTCGCCCTCCGACACGGAATCGGCATGGTCAACTCCCCCGGTACGATAGACTCCGATTATCGTGGTATAATCCAGGTGATAGTGATCAACCACGGGCACGAGCCGTTCACCATACGCAGGGGAGACCGGATCGCGCAGCTCGTCGTCGCGCCGGTGGAACGCGCCGTTCTCGTGGAGACTCACACCCTGCCGGAGACCGTCCGGAACGAGGGCGGATTCGGCCACAGCGGAGTGTAGGCTCGCATGTCCGACGAACTCACGTCCACCTGCCCGAAATGCGCCGCCGCGACAGCTCCCGATGCGAAGTTCTGCACCGAGTGCGGAGCCTCGCTGCCCGCCTGCGACGATGATACTCACGCCGCCCTCTCGTCCGCGAACCTCTACCGCCTGCGCGGCGAATGGCAGGCCGCGATAGACAAGTGCATGTTCGCCCTCGCCCTCGACGAGGACTGCGCGCCCGCCCACTCCCTTCTGGGCGATATCTACCGCGAGCAGGGGCATACGAGCGAGGCGGTTCACTGGTACAAGCTGGCCCTCGACCTCGACCCGGACAACGAGGCGGACCGCGCCAAACTGGAGGGGATCATCGCCCACCGTCCGGACGATCGCCGTGCCGGGCACGACCGCCGCGCGGAGATGATCGGGACTGCAAAGCGAGTGCTGCTGGAAGCGGCTCTGGCGATCGGCCTGCTGCTGCTAATAACAGCCGTCTGGCCGATGATCTTCCCCGAGAGGAAGTCCACGGAGCCCGGAGCCGCGCCTCCCGCGCAGAACCCTCAGGTGGTCCACATCCCCAGCACCGTTCCGGAGGGTGAGCCGGAGTCGGAGCCGCCCGCGCCCGCCCGTCAGCCGATCGGCCTGATGTCAGCCCGCGAGAACGCTCTGCTCCAGGCGATGAACGCTTCCGAGGTGCTGACCCGGAGGGGCCTGCAGGTCACGGGCATCGCGTTCGACCCGCGAAACCGTTCGGCCGCGATCACGTTCACCATGCCGGAACCGTCCCGCGAACAGCGGGCCGACGCGGTCGTCCGAGGGTCGCTGATCGTGCTGCGAGAGGCGTGCTCCAAGTCCGAAGACCTCGAGCTTCTGACGATCAGGGCCCTCCATGGGGACTCCTCCGAAGTGGGGTTTGTGGCCGACGCCCAGCGCAACTCAGTGCAGTCGCTCGACCCCGCGACGGCCGAGTATTCCCAACTCATCGGAGTCCTTCAGAACACCTGGTGGGCTCAGTGACCTCTCGCGACCGGATGACCCGCGCACTCTCGGGCGAATCCGTCATCCCTCCGCCGGTCGTGCTCCACAGTTGGGGCGACTACAAGGTCGAGTTCGCGGGTCAGCACCCCAAGTTCCAGTACTACCAGGGCGGCCGCGAGCTGGCCGAGATCGAGCGGGCCTTCCATGAGCGGTTCAAGCCGGACTGGATGCACCTCGGCTCGGCCGGATGGCGGGGTTTCTGGGACCGCGCGCGCAAGGTCGAGGACGGCAAGGCGTTGCTCGCGAGCGCCGACGGAACCCGCTGGATCGAGATCCGCGACGACTACGGCCTCGACGACTACGGCGACCTCCCCTGGTGGGGCGAGGGTCCGACCCTCGAGCTCGAGTCGAAGGCCGAGATAGACGACTTCTACGCCGCCATCGCCCACACCGAGCAAGACATCCTCGACTCCGGCCGCTTCAAGCACATGAGGATGCTCTCCGGACCGTCCGACAGGTCAGACGGGTCAGACCGGTCCGACACTCCCCTGATCGCCATCAACGACGGCGCGCCGGGGTCGTGGATCCACGGCTGGTCGTTCGAGGACACCGCGATCGCCTGCGCTGACAAGCCCGACCTGATCGCGTATTACATATACAAGGACTGCGAGCGCTTCCTGACCGACGTTCGAGCCGCCAAGTCGTGCGGCGCCGATGCCTACATCTTCTCCGAGGGATTTCCCGGCAGCCTCGACAATATCTCCCCCTCGATGCACGAGCGGCTCGAAGGGGACACCAAGCGGTGGTTCTACTCCGAGGTGCGGAAGATCGGCCTGCTCCCGATCGGCTACTGGCTCGGCGACGTGCGCCCGAACATGCGGCTGATCAACAGCCTCGACATGGCCGGGCTGATGATCGAGGAGAGCAAGAAGACGTTCACGCTCGACCCGGTCGAGATCCGCAAGGCGCTCCGCCCGGAGGTCTGCCTGTTCGGTAACCTGGACAGCACGCTCCTGCGCCTCGGGGAGCCGGATGAGATACGCGTCGAGGTCCGCCGCCAGTTCCGGGCTGCACAGCACGGCCCCTTCGTCCTGGCGAACGGCAGCCCGATCGTCCCCGGCACCCCGGTCGAGAACCTGGATGCGTACATGGCGGAGGCGCGGAGGGGGTGCTGAATCGCGAATGACGCGAAGGCATCCGAAGGCCGCGAAATGGTGGAACAAGTAGCCGATTGCAGGTAGTCGAACAACCGGTGGAGCACGAGGACTTTCTTTCGCGCTTTTCGACCGCTTCGCGTCATTCGCGATTCAAGACGACGGCCACATCCTCACACAAGGAGGCTGCACCGATGAGTACCAAGGGCTATGACTTCGATGATAACACCGGCCGGATCATCGGTGCGGCTATCGAAGCGCACAAGGAACTCGGGCCCGGGTTCCAGGAAGTGGTCTACCAACGGGCGCTCGCGCTCGAACTCCAGTCGGCGGGCGTCGAGTTCGTCCGGGAAGAGAAGATCCCCGTCTATTACAAAGACCGACAGATTGACACCCGGAGAGTTGACTTCGTGGCCGGCGACTGCATAGTGGAGATCAAGGCGCGGAAGGAACTGCTCCCGGAGGACTACATCCAGACGCTCTCCTACCTCAGGGCGTCGAGGTTCCGCGTTGCACTGCTCATCAACTTCGGCGCAGAGAAGGTCGAGGTCAAGCGCTTAGTGAACGAGCGGGGCAGGCATGCTCATGCGCGCCACCCTTGAATCTCGAATGACGCGAAACTGCCCGAAGATCGCGAAAGTCTGAGGCAAGGAACGCTGGGTGCGGAGAGCGAAGCCACTGGTGGAGCACGAGGACTTTCTTTCGCGCTTTTCGTCCTCTTCGCGTCATTCGCGATTCCGCACCACCGCCGCATACTGACGGTAGTCCTCATACCACTTCCGGGCGCGGTCGCCGAGCGATGGGCGGCAGAACTCCCGGTAGCCCCAGGTGACGATCCGCTCGGAGTATCGGGACGCGAGGTCGAGCTTCTCCCTGAGCCGCCCGATCGGGACCGGACGCCAGGGCGCGTTCTTGACCGTCGAGTGATGCACGCGTCCGTACCGCCTGACATATTCCTCGATGCTCGGGCACTCGAACTCGGCGGTCTCCACGTTCCCCCAGAGCCGCGCCTTCGAGTCCCGGCATGCCGCCGACATCGCCTCGAAGAACGGTCTCCGCTGCTCGTTCGTTACGTAGGAGAAGTGCTCGCCGCTGTCCTGGAGCATGATGACGGCGATGCCGGACTTCCGGATCAGCCGCGTCCAGTACTCCCGGTACTCGTCCGGCTCGTTGAAGCGGAAGCCGCCGAAGACCTTGTCGCGGTCGAGGATGAAGAACGGCGAGAGCGTCACCGGCACGTCGGCGGCCTTCCTGCACAGGTCGGTCAGGCCGGCGTAGAGTTGCTCGATCTTCTTCGCCTGATCGTCCCAGCACATGTAGATCTCGTGGGGGATGTACCATGCATAGAACGCCGGATGGCCCTTGAACCGCTCGGCGAGTCGGGCGATGTTCTTCCCGCATGCCTCGAGCTGAGCCTTCGGCTGAAGGTCGGCGTACCAGACGTCGGGCATTGCCGTGCCGGTGTCGAGGATGACCTGGACTCCGCGTTTGGCGCAGAGGTCCATCACGATCCCGAGCGGGTCGCCGGGATGATCGAGACCGGCGGGCGCGTTGACCAGCCAGAGGAGGTCGAAGCCGATCTTCCGCTGCTCCTCGAGTTCCCTGCGCCACCCGGATTCGCCCCAACGGACGGTCTCCGCCGGGTCGAACCACCAGAGCGCGCCCGAGATCGTCGGTCGGCACTTCGGCTTCTCGGCGCGGACCGCGCCCGGGACCGATGCAAGGGCGGCGGCTCCGAGCGCCAGCCTGCCGATTTCAGACAGAGCCTCTCGACGGTTCACGGCCTAGAAATCCGTAGACCAGGCGACGCGCCAGAGGTTGAAGCGCCCGTCGTTGTTCGCGTCGATATCGTCTTCCCAGTCCGCGAGCGAGTACTCGAGGAGGACGCGGTTCTGGGCGGTGAGGTCGCGGGTGAACCCGATCGTCCAGCGGTTCTCGCCGACCTCGAGCGGAGCCCAGCCGTCCGGGAGCGTCGGGCTGCCCGGTACCAGCGCAGTCACGAGGCTCTTCCCGCTGGAATCCGACCTCAGGAAGCGCCAGTACAACGAGGTCTTCGGCGCGAACCGAAGGTTCAGGCCCACGGAGTACTGCTTGTTCCGCACCCTGTACGGCACATCTTCCGAGGAGATCGGATCGAGGGCGTGAGGCGACAGCTCCCAGAGCGTAGTGGCGTTGACTTTGGAGTCGGCGTACAGCACGTCCAGGTTCAGCTTGTCGCTCAGCCCGTACCAGGCTCCGATCGTCGCGTCAGTGGACTTGTTGTCGAGGCCGGAGGGGTCATCTCGGGTGTCGTGCAGCCGCCCGTAGTCCGCGTAGAAGACCAGTTTCTCGCTCGAGAGGTACGTGGCGTTGAGGCCGGTCTTCCTGCGTCCGCCGGGCGACCCCTTGAATGCCGGCTTGCTGATGTTCCAGTCCTCCATCTTTCCGGACAGGCTCAGCCTCCACCCCGGGTGGTAGTTGAAGCTGGCCCGCAGGATGTCGGAAGTCGTGGCGGACTCCATCGCGGCTGCCAGATCGGGGTCGTCAGGGAAGCCGTCCGGCAGGTTCCGCTCGGTCTTTCTGTGCTCGTACCCGATCCGCACGAGGGCCTTCTGTATGCCCGAGTAGTCCGACTCGAACTGCAGGGAGCGCTCTCGCCGCTCCAGGGCCACGTTGTCCGCCGGGTCTCCGACGTCGCCCAGTAGGGGGCTCACGCGGTTGTCCAGCCTGTAGTCCCTGTATCGTCCGAACAGGGTGAGGTCGCCCGACGCCAGGAAGGTGAGCGAAGCGTTGGTCGCTCTCGTCTTGACGGCGGCGCTGTCCACGATGGCCGCCGTCTGGTTAGCCCTGCTCCGGTCAATGTGCGCGCCGCTGAAATACAGGCGGTTCGAGAGCCGACTCCTCGCCTTTATGACGTTGGAGGTCGTCTTGATGCTCGGTATCGTGACGAGCCACGGACGGGGGTCGTCTATGTCCACCGCGGACATCACCGGGCGGCCGCCGTCGGAGAAGCTGTTGTCCTCGTAGCTGTAGCTCAGCGACGTGCTTCGGCCGAGCCGGAAGTCGGTCCCCAGCGTTCCCTGTTCGGTGCTCCGGTCGGCCCCGAAGTCCACGCTCTCCATCCGGCTGGGGCTGCTTCCCCGGTAGTTGAACTGCGTCGCGCCCGTGTCGGACTCCCGCCACCAGTTCGCCCTGAGAGTCACCGCGCCCGCCCCGGGCGTCAGGCGAAGGCCCAACTGGTCAACGCGCCATCTGAGGCTCAGCGGATTGCCGGGAGTCAGATCCGTGAAGGCTCCGCCGGTCAATCCCAGCGGCGAGAGGTACGGGTCGTTCCCCGGTATGCGCGCGAGCCTGTGGAGCATTGAGGTGGTCTTGACGCTCAACCCCAACTCGTCCCTTACGCCGAGCCCGAGCGAGAGGTCCTCGTCGCCCGGCAGCAGGCTCCGCGCCTGAAACCAGTACTGATAGTCGCCGGTGTAGCCGTAGGAACTGAGGAGATCGATGCCCCACAGATCGAACATGCGGCCGTCGTACTCGCGAACCCAGTCCTGATTGCCGCTGCTGCGGTCCGAGTACAGGCCGAAGTCCACGTGGAAGAGCCCGTCGCGCCCCTTGACTATATCCGTCTGGCCCAGAGCGGGAATGGCGCCGATGAGCAGTACGATCAGCGCCGACGTTATCATACGGCAAACGAGGTTCATCCGCGTTTCCTCCTCTTCGATTCCCCGCGAGGCGGCGCTAGTCGAACAGCGCCTCGTTGGAGTCCGATCCGTGCACCTGCGTGTGGCAGTTCGTGCACGTGGT includes:
- a CDS encoding GAF domain-containing protein, which produces MVEHEDLASQVQHLRKELEEKARYIAALEKANKELEQRIKSSSETGESAPITELEETLKRLVAKIAAILQAEKCVFMLLDKDRGELVATKPAYGLSDDDIRKFRVRATQGVSGEVFREGKPVILYDALTDERTMKENVALLNVTNGVCVPLVVEKRDEENRVIETNTIGVLHVFNKRYGNIFIEEDVRLLERLARNATAVIQNAQMFREVVEEKEELEHIIESVYAGLLMVNKEGRIMQANASAREMFGIQSKDISRLYYEIIEDSKCKEIISSALESGEETAGEISLLTEDESVEHIYQLQTALVKSEEGQVMGAVAIFNDITELRNIERMKTAFVSTVSHELRTPLTSIKGFISTLLADVEGYYDGDTQREFYTIIDTECDRLTRLISDLLNVSRIEAGRALDLNPKEVELYSLVEKVISVQRSYTNKHELKVELEEGIPTIIADEDKVDQILTNLTNNAIKYSPKGGEVTIRGSYADGFVTLSVTDQGMGIPKEHIAKVFDRFHRIDNRDTRQVGGTGIGLYLVKHLVEAHGGKIWIESEVGQGSSFIFTLPLKPPCVEEMEERDTEEAAAAQT
- the dut gene encoding dUTP diphosphatase, yielding MTSGAATILVQREPGTEDLPLPEYATSGSAGMDLLAAIDDDVSLLPGERGLISTGIRIAIPSGFEAQVRPRSGLALRHGIGMVNSPGTIDSDYRGIIQVIVINHGHEPFTIRRGDRIAQLVVAPVERAVLVETHTLPETVRNEGGFGHSGV
- a CDS encoding tetratricopeptide repeat protein; this translates as MSDELTSTCPKCAAATAPDAKFCTECGASLPACDDDTHAALSSANLYRLRGEWQAAIDKCMFALALDEDCAPAHSLLGDIYREQGHTSEAVHWYKLALDLDPDNEADRAKLEGIIAHRPDDRRAGHDRRAEMIGTAKRVLLEAALAIGLLLLITAVWPMIFPERKSTEPGAAPPAQNPQVVHIPSTVPEGEPESEPPAPARQPIGLMSARENALLQAMNASEVLTRRGLQVTGIAFDPRNRSAAITFTMPEPSREQRADAVVRGSLIVLREACSKSEDLELLTIRALHGDSSEVGFVADAQRNSVQSLDPATAEYSQLIGVLQNTWWAQ
- a CDS encoding DUF4434 domain-containing protein, which encodes MNRREALSEIGRLALGAAALASVPGAVRAEKPKCRPTISGALWWFDPAETVRWGESGWRRELEEQRKIGFDLLWLVNAPAGLDHPGDPLGIVMDLCAKRGVQVILDTGTAMPDVWYADLQPKAQLEACGKNIARLAERFKGHPAFYAWYIPHEIYMCWDDQAKKIEQLYAGLTDLCRKAADVPVTLSPFFILDRDKVFGGFRFNEPDEYREYWTRLIRKSGIAVIMLQDSGEHFSYVTNEQRRPFFEAMSAACRDSKARLWGNVETAEFECPSIEEYVRRYGRVHHSTVKNAPWRPVPIGRLREKLDLASRYSERIVTWGYREFCRPSLGDRARKWYEDYRQYAAVVRNRE
- a CDS encoding GxxExxY protein; translated protein: MSTKGYDFDDNTGRIIGAAIEAHKELGPGFQEVVYQRALALELQSAGVEFVREEKIPVYYKDRQIDTRRVDFVAGDCIVEIKARKELLPEDYIQTLSYLRASRFRVALLINFGAEKVEVKRLVNERGRHAHARHP